One Apostichopus japonicus isolate 1M-3 chromosome 7, ASM3797524v1, whole genome shotgun sequence genomic region harbors:
- the LOC139969589 gene encoding sorting and assembly machinery component 50 homolog A-like: protein MISARAKEVASGHNMSGHHHHHKHRREETTFDGSNYVKVEHIKVQGLDKTKNDFVVHQCKDLLKAATFKDVILSCQEVKQKLEQANIFKTVSVLIDTSKGPGVSKDGLDVIFKVKEGRRYSASAHTAIGNNEGSLVLGGKVGNVFGRAERLSLEYSRGSRQSTGYNLTFSKPVFNELSKRLTVQGFKSSGEYLLSSFREIGRGAYVDYTFPGPLGLQSLRWEGVWRELSCLTRASSFPVREQCGHSLKSSLKHIFARDTRDEPVCPSRGYLVKLSQEFAGYTGGDVKFVKGEGELQLNQYLFWDIVFSCSLQGGLMKAMDGNQARINDRFFLGGPTDVRGFNFRGIGPQDSGNFLGAESYWAAGVHLYSPLPFNPGKGRWGDLFRMHAFANAGNLCNVNLDNPNFPDQLRKLQENVRWSYGAGMLLRIGRVARFELNYCIPKAAQPTDSIVSGVQFGVGVSFL from the exons ATGATATCAGCTCGAGCAAAG GAAGTTGCTTCTGGTCATAATATGAGTggccatcaccatcatcataaaCATAGGAGGGAGGAAACTACCTTCGACGGCAGTAACTAT GTCAAAGTTGAACACATCAAAGTCCAGGGCCTAGACAAGACTAAGAACGACTTTGTGGTTCACCAGTGCAAAGATCTCCTCAAGGCAGCGACATTTAAGGATGTCATCCTATCGTGCCAGGAAGTTAAACAGAAGTTAGAGCAGGCTAACATTTTCAAGACAGTTTCAGTTCTTATTGATACAAGCAAAG GTCCTGGGGTTAGCAAAGATGGTCTGGACGTCATCTTTAAGGTGAAGGAAGGAAGGCGTTACTCGGCCAGTGCTCACACCGCCATCGGCAATAACGAAGGAAGCTTG GTGCTTGGAGGAAAAGTAGGCAATGTTTTTGGCAGGGCTGAAAGGCTGTCACTTGAGTACTCTAGGGGTTCAAGACAAAGCACGGGGTACAATCTTACCTTCTCCAAACCTGTATTCAACGAACTATCCAAAAG ATTAACGGTACAAGGTTTCAAATCGTCGGGCGAGTACCTCCTCAGCTCCTTCCGTGAAATCGGACGCGGTGCTTACGTGGACTACACT TTTCCCGGTCCTCTCGGACTGCAATCCCTGAGATGGGAAGGAGTCTGGAGGGAGCTATCCTGTTTGACCAGGGCTTCATCGTTTCCTGTGAGAGAGCAGTGCGGACATTCGCTGAAGTCGTCGCTAAAG CATATTTTCGCTCGGGATACAAGAGACGAGCCTGTTTGCCCATCGAGGGGTTACCTGGTCAAGCTCAGCCAAGAGTTTGCAGGTTACACCGGAGGGGACGTCAAATTTGTGAAAGGAGAAGGAGAGTTGCAGCTAAATCAGTATCTATTCTGGGACATA GTGTTTTCATGTTCTCTACAAGGGGGTCTGATGAAGGCCATGGACGGCAACCAGGCCAGAATCAACGACAGGTTCTTCTTGGGCGGACCCACAGATGTGAGAGGTTTCAACTTCAGAGGCATTGGACCACAGGATAGTG GTAATTTTCTAGGTGCTGAATCCTATTGGGCTGCTGGTGTTCATTTGTATTCACCTTTGCCCTTTAACCCCGGGAAAGGTCGATGGGGTGACCTCTTCAGAATGCACGCCTTTGCCAATGCTGGAAATCTATGCAATGTTAACTTAG ATAATCCCAATTTTCCGGATCAACTCAGAAAACTCCAAGAAAACGTTAGATGGAGTTACGGTGCCGGTATGTTACTGAGGATAGGAAGAGTTGCGCGGTTTGAACTGAATTACTGCATACCGAAGGCAGCACAACCTACAGACAG CATTGTCTCGGGTGTACAGTTTGGAGTCGGAGTTAGTTTCTTATAA